The following proteins are co-located in the Billgrantia tianxiuensis genome:
- a CDS encoding HAD family hydrolase has protein sequence MTGPSPHYALVFDFDGVVLDSATLKRQAFADLYTDAPESQYRAVCAYLGRKGGQPREVKFRHIEAHILGRPANEERIRELCARFKSSVEQRLLHAPAIPGALEFLSRWATERPLYLLSATPEAELRGIVAQRGLAHFFQEVVGSPPDKVTGLRNLMARWGYAANETVMIGDSYNDYRAARSNGTRFVGVTADPEVSPFPDETITVRDLHGLEAALAQL, from the coding sequence GTGACTGGCCCTTCCCCCCACTACGCGCTGGTTTTCGATTTCGATGGCGTAGTACTGGATTCGGCGACGCTCAAGCGGCAGGCCTTCGCCGATCTCTACACCGATGCGCCAGAGTCCCAGTATCGAGCCGTTTGCGCCTATCTGGGCCGAAAGGGGGGCCAGCCCCGTGAAGTCAAGTTCCGCCATATCGAAGCCCACATCCTGGGACGTCCGGCCAATGAGGAGCGGATCCGCGAACTCTGCGCGCGCTTCAAGTCCAGCGTCGAACAGCGCCTGCTACATGCCCCGGCCATTCCTGGCGCCCTGGAGTTTCTCTCCCGCTGGGCCACCGAACGACCGCTCTACCTGCTCTCGGCCACACCCGAGGCCGAGCTGCGTGGCATCGTCGCACAGCGGGGTCTTGCACACTTCTTCCAGGAAGTCGTTGGCTCCCCGCCCGACAAGGTCACCGGTCTACGCAATCTCATGGCCCGCTGGGGGTATGCCGCCAACGAGACGGTTATGATCGGCGACTCCTACAACGACTACCGCGCCGCACGCTCCAACGGCACCCGCTTCGTCGGCGTCACGGCGGATCCCGAGGTCTCTCCCTTCCCAGACGAGACCATCACCGTTCGCGACCTGCATGGGCTGGAAGCGGCCCTGGCGCAGCTCTGA
- a CDS encoding 4-hydroxyphenylpyruvate dioxygenase family protein, giving the protein MGRHRSKNVELWKQGEIHLVLNFETDSFAHTFRLLHGTSVCAVGFRVDDVERALGRARAFKAQLFRSQVGEGEMEIPALRGVEGSLIYLVDEAAADDLQWRTDFELFDQESRDEAGLVRIDHLSYVLPATQLLGWQLFYRTVFGFAAEAENEIVDPHGMMISQAVVSPDRSIRLPLTVSQAQETQPGRFLSEFRGGVQQIAFESRDIFATVDELLARGLPLLTIPRNYYDDLEARHGLDAEFLEALRSRNILFDRNEDGDFLHAYTETFSGRFFFEIVERRGDYQQFGEANASIRLAAQAKAG; this is encoded by the coding sequence GTGGGACGCCACCGCTCCAAGAACGTAGAGCTTTGGAAACAGGGCGAGATTCACCTGGTGCTCAACTTCGAGACCGACAGCTTCGCCCACACCTTCCGGCTGCTACATGGTACTTCGGTGTGTGCCGTGGGCTTTCGGGTCGATGATGTGGAACGGGCGCTGGGTCGCGCGCGGGCCTTCAAGGCCCAGCTGTTCCGCAGTCAGGTGGGCGAAGGCGAGATGGAAATTCCTGCGCTGCGTGGCGTGGAAGGCAGCTTGATCTATCTGGTCGACGAGGCGGCTGCCGACGACCTGCAGTGGCGCACCGACTTCGAGCTGTTCGACCAGGAGAGCCGTGACGAGGCGGGCCTGGTACGCATCGATCATCTCTCCTATGTATTGCCGGCCACTCAGCTGCTGGGCTGGCAGCTGTTCTACCGTACCGTATTCGGCTTTGCCGCCGAGGCCGAGAACGAGATCGTCGACCCGCACGGCATGATGATCAGCCAGGCAGTGGTCAGCCCCGACCGCAGCATCCGCCTGCCGCTCACCGTTTCGCAGGCGCAGGAAACCCAGCCGGGGCGCTTCCTCAGCGAGTTCCGTGGCGGGGTGCAGCAGATCGCCTTCGAGAGCCGCGACATCTTCGCCACCGTTGACGAACTCCTCGCCCGGGGTCTGCCGCTGCTCACGATTCCGCGCAACTACTACGACGACCTGGAAGCGCGTCACGGCCTCGATGCGGAGTTCCTGGAAGCCCTACGCTCGCGCAACATCCTGTTCGATCGTAACGAGGACGGCGATTTCCTGCACGCCTATACCGAGACCTTCTCGGGGCGCTTTTTCTTCGAGATCGTCGAGCGGCGTGGCGACTATCAACAGTTCGGCGAGGCCAACGCGAGCATCCGCCTCGCCGCCCAAGCGAAGGCCGGCTGA
- a CDS encoding tripartite tricarboxylate transporter substrate binding protein → MFKPLLTSLAVTLGSLALASSALADYPERNIQGTIQWGAGGATDNVVRSLTPHVEEILDTTIVLTNRPGGTGVIGMNHVMRQRPDGYNVLFGAENPQLYPLMGLADFTYDDMHTVNIIGQGLVVIAAPADSPFDSFAELLEHAHENPNELRMGGTGAGGLPSTVHAMINAVDELDVRTVTFGGDGPGITAMLGGHIDFMPLSLAAAGEQIRGGKMKGLAILTAEEIESLPGVPPITEALPDIEAFLPWGPFWGVFVHQDTPDEIKTILEDAYEQAVGKEEFVQFLQNFGAEPLNLRGEEAQQYLDSWQSVTAWSMFEADAETLEATPEELGIPRP, encoded by the coding sequence ATGTTCAAGCCGCTTCTCACCTCACTGGCCGTCACCCTGGGCTCCCTGGCCTTGGCCAGCAGCGCCCTCGCCGACTATCCCGAGCGCAACATCCAAGGGACCATTCAATGGGGTGCCGGTGGCGCCACCGACAATGTGGTGCGCAGCCTGACGCCCCACGTGGAGGAAATTCTCGACACAACCATCGTATTGACCAACCGCCCCGGCGGCACCGGGGTAATAGGCATGAATCACGTCATGCGCCAGCGCCCGGACGGTTACAACGTGCTCTTCGGTGCCGAGAACCCCCAGCTCTACCCGCTGATGGGGCTGGCCGATTTCACCTATGACGACATGCATACCGTCAACATCATCGGCCAGGGCCTGGTGGTGATTGCCGCACCTGCCGATAGCCCCTTCGACAGCTTCGCCGAACTGCTCGAGCATGCCCACGAGAACCCGAACGAACTGCGCATGGGCGGCACTGGCGCCGGTGGACTCCCGAGCACCGTACACGCCATGATCAACGCGGTGGATGAGCTTGATGTGCGTACCGTCACCTTCGGTGGTGATGGTCCCGGCATTACTGCCATGCTCGGTGGTCATATCGATTTCATGCCGCTGAGCCTCGCCGCGGCTGGCGAACAGATCCGTGGCGGCAAGATGAAAGGTCTGGCCATCCTCACCGCCGAGGAGATCGAGTCGCTGCCGGGCGTGCCGCCGATCACCGAGGCACTGCCCGACATCGAAGCCTTCCTGCCGTGGGGGCCGTTCTGGGGCGTGTTCGTCCACCAGGATACCCCGGATGAGATAAAGACCATCCTGGAAGACGCCTATGAGCAGGCAGTCGGCAAAGAGGAGTTCGTCCAGTTCCTGCAGAACTTCGGTGCCGAGCCGCTGAACCTGCGCGGTGAGGAAGCCCAGCAGTACCTCGACAGCTGGCAATCGGTCACAGCCTGGTCGATGTTCGAGGCCGATGCCGAAACACTGGAAGCCACACCCGAGGAGCTGGGTATTCCACGTCCCTAA
- a CDS encoding DMT family transporter yields MASTTTVPALKADRPLLGIAFMLAAGLLFTLLDTAVKWLTQSYSPVQVVWARYAGHMLVLGGYLLILGWPRCREIMASVESLPGQFVRGLLLLAASTFAFLAFRELPLLQVYVINFSSPLLVTLLAIPLLSERVTAARGIAVAVGFVGVVIAVGPVDWRAQPAALLPFGMALCFALYQLATRRFGRNDHPLASLFYAGLAGALVSSLVVPFFWSPVALGDTPLFLLVGTLGAISQLGLIMAMRCAPASLVSPFLYLQIVWATVSGYLVFGDVPLLETYLGAVLIIGAGIFLATRKR; encoded by the coding sequence ATGGCCTCGACCACCACGGTCCCCGCACTGAAGGCGGATCGCCCCCTGCTCGGAATCGCCTTCATGCTGGCTGCAGGCCTGCTGTTTACGCTGCTCGATACGGCGGTGAAATGGCTGACCCAGAGCTACTCCCCTGTGCAGGTGGTCTGGGCCCGTTATGCCGGTCACATGCTGGTGTTGGGTGGTTATCTGCTCATACTCGGCTGGCCTCGTTGCCGCGAGATCATGGCTTCCGTCGAATCGCTACCAGGGCAGTTCGTGCGCGGCCTGCTGTTGCTCGCCGCCAGCACCTTCGCCTTCCTGGCCTTCCGTGAATTGCCGCTGCTGCAGGTGTACGTCATCAATTTCAGCTCGCCGCTGCTGGTCACCCTGCTGGCGATTCCGTTGCTGAGTGAGCGGGTAACGGCAGCACGCGGCATAGCGGTCGCTGTAGGCTTCGTTGGGGTGGTGATTGCGGTGGGACCGGTGGATTGGCGTGCCCAGCCCGCCGCCTTGCTACCCTTCGGGATGGCCCTGTGCTTCGCACTGTACCAGCTCGCCACGCGTCGCTTCGGCCGCAACGACCACCCGCTAGCGTCGCTGTTCTATGCGGGCCTGGCCGGCGCCTTGGTCAGTTCCTTGGTCGTGCCATTCTTCTGGAGCCCCGTTGCGTTGGGCGATACACCTCTGTTCCTGCTGGTCGGCACCCTGGGAGCCATCAGCCAGCTCGGCTTGATCATGGCCATGCGCTGCGCCCCGGCGTCACTGGTCTCGCCTTTCCTCTATCTGCAAATCGTCTGGGCCACCGTGTCGGGCTATCTGGTGTTCGGCGACGTGCCGCTGCTGGAAACTTACCTGGGCGCCGTGCTGATCATTGGGGCGGGAATATTCCTGGCAACCCGCAAGCGCTGA
- a CDS encoding NapC/NirT family cytochrome c: MFKRIGSFLRSFWRVFRSPSGYFSLGFLTVGGFIGGVLFWGGFNTAMEATNTERFCISCHEMESNVYQEILPTIHYTNRSGVRAVCSDCHVPHNWTDKIARKMQASKEVWGHIFGVIDTREKFLDHRLEMASREWRRFEANDSLECRNCHDEQYMDFTRQSPRAAAAHQRGLVEGDATCITCHKGIAHELPDMAGVHGWE, translated from the coding sequence ATGTTCAAGCGAATCGGTAGCTTCCTCCGGTCCTTCTGGCGGGTCTTTCGCTCGCCCAGCGGCTATTTCAGTCTCGGCTTTCTTACCGTGGGCGGGTTTATCGGGGGCGTGCTGTTCTGGGGCGGCTTCAACACGGCGATGGAAGCCACCAACACCGAACGTTTCTGCATCAGCTGCCACGAGATGGAATCCAACGTCTACCAAGAGATCCTGCCCACCATCCATTACACCAACCGCTCAGGCGTGCGGGCGGTGTGCTCCGACTGCCACGTGCCGCACAACTGGACCGACAAGATCGCGCGCAAGATGCAGGCCTCCAAGGAGGTATGGGGGCACATCTTCGGGGTCATCGACACCCGTGAGAAGTTCCTCGACCACCGTCTCGAGATGGCCTCGCGCGAGTGGCGACGCTTCGAGGCCAACGACTCGCTGGAGTGCCGCAACTGTCACGACGAGCAGTACATGGATTTCACTCGCCAGAGCCCTCGCGCCGCGGCGGCACACCAGCGTGGCCTGGTGGAGGGCGACGCCACCTGCATCACCTGCCACAAGGGCATCGCCCACGAACTGCCCGACATGGCGGGCGTTCACGGCTGGGAATAG
- a CDS encoding sugar phosphate isomerase/epimerase family protein, whose amino-acid sequence MRAIATVCLSGDLRTKLEAIARAGFDGVEIFENDLLTFDGSPDEVRRLCERLGLFIVAFQPFRDFEAMPEPQRSRNLQRAERKFDLMEQLGTDFLLVCSNVSPQTINDLDRAVADLRELAERAARRNIRVGFEALAWGRYISDYRDAWEVVRRADHPNLGVVLDSFHILSRGHDLSTIGKIPKEKIFFVQVADAPLLKMDVLQWSRHFRCFPGQGRLPLKAFMTELGKSGYDGPLSLEIFSDAFRAAPTDVTALDGLRSLIWLENLVEAGPWANELPPAPAYHGIHFIEFTLDEESAAPWVSSSMRWASVTWDATAPRT is encoded by the coding sequence ATGCGTGCCATTGCCACGGTCTGCCTGAGCGGCGACCTGAGAACCAAGCTGGAGGCCATCGCCCGTGCGGGCTTCGATGGCGTGGAAATCTTCGAGAACGACCTGCTCACCTTTGACGGCTCTCCTGATGAGGTTCGCCGGCTCTGCGAGCGCCTGGGACTGTTCATCGTGGCCTTCCAGCCCTTCCGCGACTTCGAGGCGATGCCCGAACCGCAGCGTAGCCGCAATCTGCAGCGCGCCGAGCGTAAGTTCGACCTGATGGAGCAGCTCGGCACCGACTTTCTGCTGGTCTGCAGTAATGTCTCACCGCAGACCATCAATGACCTCGACCGGGCGGTGGCCGATCTTCGTGAATTGGCCGAGCGTGCCGCCAGGCGCAACATACGGGTGGGTTTCGAAGCGCTGGCCTGGGGGCGTTATATTTCCGACTACCGGGATGCCTGGGAGGTGGTGCGCCGAGCCGACCATCCCAATCTCGGGGTGGTGCTCGACAGCTTCCACATCCTTTCACGCGGTCATGACCTTTCCACGATCGGCAAGATCCCCAAAGAGAAGATCTTCTTCGTTCAGGTTGCCGATGCGCCGTTGCTGAAAATGGATGTGCTGCAGTGGAGTCGGCATTTCCGCTGCTTTCCCGGCCAAGGCCGCCTGCCACTCAAGGCTTTCATGACCGAGCTGGGCAAGTCGGGATATGACGGCCCTCTTTCGCTGGAAATTTTCAGCGACGCCTTTCGCGCCGCTCCTACTGACGTTACCGCCCTGGATGGCCTGCGATCGCTGATCTGGCTCGAGAACCTGGTCGAAGCCGGACCGTGGGCGAACGAATTGCCGCCCGCGCCGGCCTATCACGGCATTCACTTCATCGAGTTCACTCTCGACGAGGAGAGCGCCGCCCCCTGGGTGAGTTCATCGATGCGCTGGGCTTCCGTCACGTGGGACGCCACCGCTCCAAGAACGTAG
- a CDS encoding FAD-dependent oxidoreductase, which yields MAKREPRYDLVVVGSGAAGLAAAVTAAYHGLKVVVVEKADTLGGATAWSGGWMWAPLNPLARTAGIEEDPETVRTYLRHELGERYDATKIDAFLDATPRMVAFFHQKTALQFADGNAIADIHGDTPGAGTGGRSVIAAPFDGRKIAPGTLKKLRRTMPETAFLGMPIQAGPDLSAFLTCTRSLKSFIHVAKRVSRHLVDLARYGRTMQLVNGVALTGRLAKSADDLGVELRVAAPAKRLIKDGERVTGVVIEGPEGEETLHARRGVVLAAGGFPWDVSRRRELFPRAPTGQEHWPLPPSTASGDGLRLGESVGGVIDTGLYSPVAWAPVSLVPWGNDRIGHFPHIIDRGKPGLIGVLKSGRRFVNEAHGYYDYVDAMIKAVPEGEEVCSWLICTHRFQRRYGLGITRPAPVPFRHWIRKGYLKRGRTLAELAQACGIDPNGLEGTVAKYNRHAARGEDPEFGRGSTLYNLKQGDPAHGPNPCVAPLEQGPFYAVKVVPGCFGTFAGLKTNAHAQVVDAQGEPIAGLYAAGTDMASIMGGHYPAGGINLGPAMTFGYIAGRHASEPGAEQDTTHPTDFPKYANA from the coding sequence ATGGCCAAGCGTGAACCCCGTTACGACCTGGTGGTGGTAGGCTCCGGCGCCGCCGGCCTCGCCGCCGCCGTCACCGCGGCCTACCACGGCCTGAAAGTGGTGGTGGTGGAAAAAGCCGATACCCTGGGTGGTGCCACCGCCTGGTCCGGCGGCTGGATGTGGGCCCCACTCAATCCCCTCGCCCGCACTGCCGGCATCGAGGAGGATCCAGAGACAGTGCGTACCTACCTGCGACATGAGCTGGGCGAGCGCTACGACGCGACGAAGATCGACGCTTTCCTTGACGCTACGCCGCGAATGGTCGCGTTCTTCCACCAGAAGACTGCACTGCAGTTCGCCGACGGCAACGCCATCGCCGATATCCACGGCGATACTCCTGGGGCCGGGACTGGAGGTCGCTCGGTGATCGCCGCCCCCTTCGATGGCCGCAAGATTGCACCTGGAACGCTGAAAAAGCTGCGCAGGACCATGCCCGAGACCGCCTTCCTCGGCATGCCGATCCAGGCCGGGCCGGACCTCTCCGCCTTCCTGACCTGCACGCGCTCCTTGAAGTCATTCATCCACGTGGCCAAGCGAGTGAGCCGCCATCTTGTTGATCTGGCGCGCTACGGGCGCACCATGCAGTTGGTCAACGGGGTGGCGTTGACCGGGCGGCTGGCCAAGTCCGCCGACGACCTGGGCGTGGAACTACGGGTGGCCGCGCCAGCGAAGCGGCTGATCAAGGATGGCGAGCGAGTGACCGGCGTGGTGATCGAGGGTCCGGAGGGGGAGGAAACGCTACACGCCAGGCGCGGCGTGGTGCTGGCCGCCGGTGGCTTTCCCTGGGACGTGTCACGCCGCCGCGAGCTCTTCCCGCGCGCCCCCACCGGCCAGGAGCACTGGCCGCTGCCGCCTTCCACCGCCAGCGGCGACGGCCTGCGTCTCGGCGAATCGGTGGGCGGCGTTATCGACACCGGTCTTTACTCACCGGTGGCCTGGGCGCCGGTCTCGCTGGTGCCCTGGGGAAACGACCGCATCGGCCACTTCCCGCATATCATCGACCGCGGCAAGCCGGGCCTGATCGGCGTGCTGAAAAGTGGCAGGCGCTTCGTCAACGAGGCCCACGGCTACTACGACTACGTGGACGCCATGATCAAGGCGGTGCCGGAGGGCGAAGAGGTCTGCTCCTGGCTAATTTGCACCCACCGCTTCCAGCGCCGCTATGGCCTCGGTATCACCCGCCCGGCCCCGGTGCCCTTTCGCCACTGGATTCGCAAGGGCTATCTCAAGCGCGGCAGGACGCTGGCCGAGCTAGCGCAGGCATGCGGCATCGACCCGAACGGCCTGGAGGGCACCGTCGCCAAGTACAACCGCCATGCCGCCCGGGGCGAGGATCCCGAGTTCGGCCGCGGCTCGACTCTCTACAATCTCAAGCAGGGCGATCCGGCCCACGGTCCCAACCCCTGTGTGGCGCCCCTGGAGCAGGGCCCCTTCTACGCGGTGAAGGTCGTGCCCGGCTGCTTTGGCACCTTCGCCGGCCTCAAGACCAACGCGCACGCTCAGGTCGTGGATGCCCAGGGCGAGCCGATCGCCGGCCTCTATGCCGCTGGCACCGACATGGCCAGTATCATGGGCGGCCACTATCCGGCCGGGGGTATCAACCTCGGTCCGGCCATGACTTTCGGCTATATCGCCGGGCGACATGCCTCTGAACCAGGTGCAGAGCAGGACACCACCCACCCCACCGACTTTCCGAAGTACGCCAATGCCTGA
- a CDS encoding shikimate dehydrogenase family protein: MKLGLIGKAIMNSSSPDLHVRLGKLTGIPTTYDLFDANEEPIDSLESQVKKVMAAGYRGVNVTYPWKEDAVRLADHASEGARMVGAANTLVFERDGIFADNTDFTGFISGFRATLGERAPGRVLLLGTGGVGKAVAFGLGRLGATEVILMDLDPAKSKQLAEELKAQGFAASTITPMQLAETVQACDGLVNCTPIGHEKSPGCPLPKELVAAHHWVFDAVYVPAVTEFVAAAKAVGAAVMSGVSLFVFQGVDAFKRFCEDESKRTAADEQATTLYAHYRRELLGEF; this comes from the coding sequence ATGAAATTGGGATTGATCGGCAAGGCCATCATGAACTCCAGCTCGCCGGACCTGCACGTGCGGCTCGGCAAGCTGACTGGTATTCCCACCACCTATGACCTGTTCGATGCCAACGAGGAGCCCATTGATTCCCTGGAGAGCCAGGTGAAAAAGGTAATGGCAGCCGGGTATCGGGGGGTCAACGTCACCTATCCCTGGAAGGAGGATGCCGTGCGCCTTGCCGATCACGCATCCGAAGGCGCGCGGATGGTCGGGGCCGCCAACACGCTGGTCTTCGAGCGGGATGGCATCTTCGCCGACAATACCGACTTCACCGGCTTCATCAGCGGCTTTCGTGCCACTCTCGGCGAGCGTGCGCCGGGACGGGTACTGCTGCTCGGTACCGGCGGCGTGGGCAAGGCGGTCGCCTTCGGCCTGGGCAGGCTCGGTGCCACCGAAGTTATCCTGATGGATCTCGATCCGGCCAAGTCGAAACAGCTAGCCGAGGAGCTGAAGGCCCAAGGCTTCGCTGCCTCTACCATCACTCCGATGCAACTGGCCGAGACGGTGCAGGCCTGCGACGGCTTGGTCAACTGCACCCCCATCGGCCACGAGAAGAGCCCGGGTTGCCCGTTGCCCAAGGAGCTGGTGGCGGCGCACCACTGGGTCTTCGATGCGGTCTACGTGCCGGCGGTGACCGAATTCGTCGCTGCTGCGAAGGCGGTCGGGGCGGCGGTAATGAGTGGTGTGAGCCTGTTTGTCTTCCAGGGCGTCGATGCTTTCAAGCGCTTCTGCGAGGACGAGAGCAAGCGCACCGCCGCCGATGAACAGGCCACCACCCTCTATGCGCACTATCGGCGCGAGCTGCTGGGGGAGTTCTGA
- a CDS encoding sugar phosphate isomerase/epimerase family protein, whose translation MPDRLYSLAALTVLELSPPEMIEVAAQAGFDAVGLRLIPATSEEHHYPLASDAGLLRQTRQRLRETGIRVLDIEILRLRPDTKVRRDFRHVLEIGAELGASEVLVAGNDDDETRTADNFAALCELARPLGLYPHLEFMPWTGVKNLRQAHRIVAATRKAGHDNACLLVDAFHFNRSASRLEDLTEVSSDWMHYAQLCDVAGPIPASMEEILHEARQQRRFPGDGDIDLPALLAALPDRLPLSLEVPTEGLRQQGISPLARAQQALGKARRAVAGDSTDGQDRLSFESGIY comes from the coding sequence ATGCCTGATCGCCTCTACTCCCTGGCCGCCCTCACTGTCCTGGAGCTGTCGCCTCCCGAGATGATCGAGGTTGCCGCCCAGGCCGGCTTTGATGCCGTGGGTCTGCGCCTGATTCCCGCCACGTCAGAGGAGCACCACTACCCCCTGGCCAGCGATGCCGGCCTGCTGCGCCAGACCCGGCAGCGCCTACGGGAGACGGGGATCAGGGTGCTGGATATCGAAATCCTACGCCTCAGGCCCGACACCAAGGTGAGGCGCGACTTTCGCCATGTTCTCGAGATCGGCGCCGAGCTGGGTGCCAGCGAGGTGCTGGTAGCAGGAAATGACGACGATGAAACGCGAACCGCAGACAATTTTGCCGCCCTGTGCGAGCTGGCTCGCCCCCTGGGGCTATACCCCCATCTCGAGTTCATGCCCTGGACAGGAGTGAAGAACCTGCGCCAGGCGCATCGCATCGTCGCCGCAACCCGCAAAGCGGGGCATGACAACGCCTGCCTGTTGGTGGATGCCTTCCATTTCAACCGCTCGGCCAGCCGTTTGGAGGACCTGACCGAGGTATCCTCCGATTGGATGCACTATGCGCAACTGTGTGACGTGGCCGGGCCAATTCCGGCCAGCATGGAAGAAATCCTCCACGAGGCGAGACAGCAGCGCCGTTTCCCCGGCGATGGCGACATCGACCTGCCGGCCCTGCTGGCCGCATTGCCCGACAGGCTGCCTTTGAGTCTGGAGGTTCCAACCGAGGGGCTGCGCCAGCAGGGCATCTCACCACTGGCGAGAGCACAGCAAGCACTGGGGAAGGCACGCCGCGCCGTGGCCGGGGATTCAACAGATGGACAGGACCGGCTATCATTCGAGAGCGGCATCTATTAG
- a CDS encoding tripartite tricarboxylate transporter permease has product MSDTLSYLLMAWLDPGLLGLTALGVLAGIYIGAIPGLSVTMAVSILISFTFSWNINNALALMVGIYVGGVYGGSRTAILLNIPGAPSAVTTAFDGYPLAQRGEAGRAIGLSTVMSVIGGLIGVAVLAGTAPYLSDLALQFAPRDYFLIAVLGLLLVSSLSGKSLSRGIFSVALGAVIGLVGMDMVTAQPRLTLGQMELLGGIHYVVVMIGLFGVAEALYQLHNLSKVPIKQKVDKIVPPLNMVLKFLPLSARTAVIGVIVGALPGTGGDIASLFAYDHAKRTVKNPSRPFGEGAYEGLVAPETANNAAVGGAYVPMLTLGMPGDAVTAVIIGALVIHGLNPGPMLMIETPHIFWFTVGNLALANIFLLFFGLTGIKIFSKIVEVPKAILIPLILVLCVVGTYSINSNMMEVYWMLGFGILGYWLKVFGFQMGPIILGVILGPLLDESYRQAMSSVGDRGGDFLLALVTNPLSLVLTSVITLVLLGNTPLKGWLTKRFSRS; this is encoded by the coding sequence ATGAGCGACACCCTTTCGTATCTGCTGATGGCCTGGCTCGATCCTGGCCTGCTCGGCCTGACCGCCCTCGGCGTGCTGGCCGGCATCTATATCGGTGCCATCCCTGGTCTCTCCGTGACCATGGCCGTATCGATCCTGATCTCCTTCACTTTTTCCTGGAATATCAATAATGCCCTCGCCTTGATGGTGGGCATCTATGTGGGCGGCGTCTACGGCGGCTCGCGTACCGCCATTTTGCTCAACATTCCCGGCGCTCCCTCGGCAGTCACCACTGCCTTCGACGGCTATCCGCTCGCCCAGCGGGGCGAGGCCGGCCGCGCCATCGGCCTGAGCACCGTGATGTCGGTCATCGGTGGGCTGATCGGTGTCGCCGTGCTCGCCGGTACCGCTCCTTATCTCTCCGATCTGGCGCTGCAGTTCGCCCCCCGCGATTACTTCCTGATCGCCGTGCTTGGCCTGCTGCTGGTCAGCTCGTTATCCGGCAAGTCACTGTCGCGCGGTATTTTCTCGGTAGCCTTGGGAGCGGTCATCGGCCTGGTGGGCATGGACATGGTCACCGCCCAGCCACGCCTCACCCTGGGCCAGATGGAGCTGCTTGGCGGCATTCACTACGTGGTGGTGATGATCGGCCTGTTCGGCGTGGCCGAAGCGCTCTATCAACTGCACAACCTGAGCAAGGTGCCGATCAAGCAGAAGGTCGACAAGATTGTGCCGCCGCTCAATATGGTGCTGAAATTCCTGCCGCTTTCGGCACGCACCGCCGTGATCGGCGTGATCGTCGGCGCGCTGCCAGGTACCGGCGGCGACATCGCTTCGCTGTTCGCCTACGACCATGCCAAACGCACCGTCAAGAATCCTAGCCGGCCTTTCGGCGAGGGCGCCTACGAGGGCCTCGTGGCGCCGGAAACGGCCAACAATGCCGCAGTGGGCGGCGCCTACGTTCCGATGCTGACCTTGGGCATGCCCGGCGATGCGGTGACCGCCGTGATCATCGGGGCCCTGGTCATTCACGGGCTCAATCCCGGCCCCATGCTGATGATCGAGACGCCACACATCTTCTGGTTCACCGTGGGTAACCTTGCGCTGGCGAATATCTTTCTTCTCTTCTTCGGCCTAACCGGCATCAAGATCTTTTCCAAGATCGTCGAGGTTCCCAAGGCGATCCTGATCCCGCTGATCCTGGTGCTCTGCGTGGTCGGCACCTACTCCATCAACAGCAACATGATGGAGGTTTACTGGATGCTTGGCTTCGGCATCCTCGGCTATTGGCTCAAGGTGTTCGGCTTCCAGATGGGCCCCATCATTCTCGGTGTTATCTTGGGTCCGCTGCTCGACGAGTCCTATCGTCAGGCGATGTCCTCGGTAGGCGATCGCGGCGGCGATTTTCTACTGGCATTGGTCACCAATCCGCTGTCCCTCGTGCTGACCAGCGTGATCACGCTGGTCCTGCTCGGCAACACCCCGCTCAAGGGCTGGCTGACCAAGCGCTTCAGCCGAAGCTGA
- a CDS encoding tripartite tricarboxylate transporter TctB family protein translates to MSKKIERVQAGEKVFDWLLLLLSIGVLVEAYRIDGGLRLNSAGSFPVGLALVMLASSLAILASHRYKRRDERIHSALHEFQVFLHDHFRPHIVVFSIAAVIYLAAIVWASFYVSTFLFLAAMFIYLRQGRVISSLVITAVALAIIYVLFTVVFRVYLP, encoded by the coding sequence ATGAGCAAGAAAATCGAGCGCGTGCAGGCGGGTGAGAAGGTCTTCGACTGGCTGTTGCTGCTACTGAGCATCGGCGTGCTGGTCGAAGCCTATCGTATTGATGGCGGACTGCGCCTCAATTCGGCCGGCTCCTTTCCGGTCGGTCTGGCGCTGGTGATGCTGGCTTCGTCGCTGGCCATCCTGGCCAGCCATCGCTACAAGCGTCGCGACGAGAGAATCCACAGCGCCCTGCATGAGTTCCAGGTCTTCCTGCACGACCATTTCCGCCCTCATATCGTGGTGTTCTCCATCGCTGCGGTGATCTACCTGGCCGCCATCGTCTGGGCAAGCTTCTATGTCAGCACCTTCCTTTTTCTGGCTGCCATGTTCATCTATCTCCGCCAAGGCAGGGTCATCAGTTCGCTGGTCATCACCGCAGTGGCCCTTGCGATTATCTATGTGCTTTTCACCGTGGTCTTCCGCGTCTACCTTCCTTGA